In Prunus dulcis chromosome 2, ALMONDv2, whole genome shotgun sequence, a single genomic region encodes these proteins:
- the LOC117618563 gene encoding jasmonoyl--L-amino acid synthetase JAR4 has translation MLEKMEEFNMEKVIEDFEAMTKDAERVQRQTLKKILEENASAEYLQNLGLDGRTDPESFKAIIPLVTHKDLDPYIQRIADGDSSPILTGKPITTISLSSGTSQGRPKFVPFTDELMETTMQIFQTSFAFRNREFPIVNGKALQFIYSSKQFKTKGGLAAGTATTNVYSRSQFKNTMKAMQSQCCSPDEVIFGPDFHQSLYCHLLCGLIFRDEVQSISSAFAHSIVLAFRTFELLWEELCANIRDGVLSSRITAPSIRAALSNLLKPDPELAELIYEKCSGLSNWYGLIPALFPNVKYIYGIMTGSMEPYQKKLRHYAAGLPLLSADYGASEGWIGANINPKVPTEFTSYAVLPNVGYFEFIPLRNNIGDQELCVEPKPVGLTEVKVGEEYEVVITNVAGLYRYRLGDVVKVVGFHNSTPEIKFMCRSNLLLSINIDKNTENDLQLAVEEAAKLLAAEKLEVVDFSSHVDLSTDPGHYVIFWELNGEPSQEVLSECCNCLDKSFVDAGYLSSRKVNTIGPLELRILRKGTFQKILNHYLAQGAAVSQFKAPRCVGPHNNTVLQILCGNVVRSFFSTAYNN, from the exons ATGTTGGAGAAGATGGAAGAGTTCAACATGGAGAAAGTCATAGAGGACTTTGAAGCAATGACAAAGGACGCGGAGAGGGTTCAGAGACAGACCCTTAAGAAGATCTTGGAAGAAAATGCATCAGCGGAGTACTTGCAGAATCTAGGACTAGATGGAAGAACTGACCCAGAGAGTTTCAAGGCTATTATTCCCCTTGTTACTCACAAGGATTTGGACCCTTATATTCAGAGAATTGCAGATGGTGATTCCTCTCCCATTCTCACTGGGAAACCAATCACAACCATCTCATTAAG TTCTGGTACTTCTCAGGGAAGGCCAAAGTTCGTACCTTTCACTGATGAGCTGATGGAGACTACCATGCAGATATTTCAAACGTCTTTTGCCTTTAGAAACAG GGAGTTTCCTATTGTGAATGGAAAGGCCTTGCAGTTCATCTATTCCAGCAAGCAGTTCAAAACAAAAGGTGGTTTGGCAGCTGGAACTGCCACCACCAATGTGTATAGTCGTTCACAGTTCAAGAACACGATGAAAGCAATGCAGTCCCAATGCTGCAGCCCTGATGAAGTAATATTTGGTCCTGATTTCCACCAGTCCTTATATTGCCATCTCTTGTGTGGGCTAATATTCAGGGATGAGGTTCAGTCGATATCTTCAGCATTTGCTCATAGCATAGTCCTTGCATTCAGAACCTTTGAATTACTGTGGGAAGAACTCTGTGCTAACATTCGAGACGGGGTCCTCAGCAGCAGAATCACAGCCCCATCAATCCGAGCAGCTTTGTCAAATTTGCTCAAGCCAGACCCTGAATTGGCTGAActcatttatgaaaaatgttcAGGATTGAGTAACTGGTATGGATTGATACCAGCACTTTTTCCAAATGTCAAGTACATTTATGGTATTATGACAGGGTCAATGGAGCCTTATCAGAAGAAGTTGAGGCACTATGCTGCGGGCTTGCCTTTGTTGAGTGCTGATTATGGCGCTTCTGAAGGGTGGATTGGAGCAAATATCAACCCAAAAGTACCCACGGAGTTCACCTCTTATGCTGTGCTCCCTAATGTTGGATATTTTGAATTCATCCCTCTGAGGAACAACATTGGTGACCAGGAGCTCTGTGTGGAGCCCAAGCCAGTAGGTCTGACTGAAGTCAAGGTTGGTGAAGAGTATGAGGTTGTTATCACTAATGTTGCAG GTCTCTACCGTTATAGGCTAGGAGATGTAGTGAAAGTTGTGGGCTTCCATAACTCAACCCCGGAGATTAAATTCATGTGCCGGAGCAATCTTCTCCTTAGCATCAACATTGACAAGAACACTGAGAATGATCTGCAGCTAGCTGTTGAAGAAGCTGCCAAGCTGTTAGctgcagaaaaattggaagtTGTTGACTTCTCAAGCCATGTAGACTTGTCCACGGATCCTGGTCACTATGTCATCTTCTGGGAATTGAATGGTGAACCAAGCCAAGAGGTTCTTAGTGAATGCTGCAACTGTTTGGATAAATCTTTTGTTGATGCAGGGTACCTTAGCTCGCGCAAGGTCAATACCATAGGTCCGCTTGAGCTTCGAATTCTTCGGAAGGGAACCTTCCAGAAGATTCTAAACCATTACCTAGCACAGGGAGCTGCTGTTAGTCAGTTCAAAGCCCCAAGATGTGTAGGACCTCACAACAACACGGTTTTGCAAATCCTTTGTGGCAATGTGGTTAGGAGTTTCTTTAGTACCGCCTATAATAATTAA
- the LOC117619063 gene encoding protein ENHANCED DISEASE RESISTANCE 4-like, with protein sequence MGDSARVRLVRCPKCENLLPELADYSLYECGGCDAVLRANKKRQEGDTLSMKSDEERVGGVSAKSDDSDDKGIVVLTDASDTDVKSSDGSLRFDLGDLGKEDVKTAEICTKQAKETTDNGAVEDGVGMSVERDELSNALGREHGDLNVELSSMSESRRSGWMADWQTWENGERERYRRHPRIDVEGMRSSTSNYPDEGPSNYHLGSSHRGGEPLRNTNDPNGANRVLYLEQDRAELLKKLDELRDQLSRSCDLVDKPKEKAPHEAGMVPPDPYGSSDASYPGASSGANRASMQYFGPSKHVTGHSHFNHFPEPYPYTNGREMPMPSFSPSMHNSNHFPGYGDPFGSQMLSGPPHPFPRQYQQPSHPYFSGQYAENSPDPYELYPHSATFHHPTCPCFYCYDKHRRASVPVPSTAFHNKRFPDFPNNPMLAQPENPGMIGPYDHNKPRTAIPPPFHVSQAHTRRPSDQPHTRWPSDLNSHMDSFAHSRPERAVLASGGRRCLPFSGGAPFVTCNNCFELLQLPKRVLIGEKNQQKMRCGACSTVIDFSVSNKKLVLSHHAEAQQNPSEVNISSNEVVKDGTSHSHGRVTRVYAHFSSDDYDNSGYDFHSIDREPVLPSTAPSSTTGKPHEMQSFHSSSPSTSEDDCNPEAPIAPKEFTNSIQQPTKATFSPPPPGSPLQEHFEFSSNSHVINRLGKGNRSSRSDQEKVKPNKVNSRQNSLKETSLATEMEVSFNEYSNTGVSQDSWDANKEEDQPRTNKGSESFITNFIKKSFRDFSKSNQTNEHGRSNVSVNGQLIPDRVLKKAEKMAGTVHPGQYWYDFRAGFWGVMGGPGLGMIPPFIEEFNYPMPQNCAGGDTGIFVNGRELHQKDLDLLSSRGLPTTRDRSYIIEISGRVLDEDTGEELDCLGKLAPTVEKVKRGFGMKLPRAAA encoded by the exons ATGGGGGACTCAGCTAGAGTGAGGTTGGTTCGGTGCCCAAAATGTGAGAATCTTCTCCCCGAGCTTGCTGATTACTCTCTTTATGAGTGTGGTGGTTGTGATGCTGTTCTAAGAG CTAACAAGAAAAGGCAAGAGGGGGATACTTTGTCCATGAAGTCGGACGAAGAAAGGGTTGGAGGAGTTTCTGCTAAATCAGATGATTCAGATGATAAAGGAATAGTTGTTTTGACTGATGCCTCTGATACTGATGTTAAGTCAAGTGATGGCTCTTTGAGGTTTGATCTCGGGGATTTAGGGAAGGAAGATGTTAAAACTGCTGAAATCTGTACGAAGCAAGCCAAAGAGACGACTGATAACGGAGCTGTCGAGGATGGCGTAGGTATGAGCGTGGAAAGAGATGAATTGAGCAATGCATTGGGAAGAGAGCATGGAGATTTGAATGTGGAATTGAGTTCCATGAGTGAAAGCCGAAGATCAGGATGGATGGCAGATTGGCAAACTTGGGAGAATGGTGAAAGGGAGCGGTATCGAAGACATCCAAGAATTGATGTTGAAGGTATGAGGtcttcaacttcaaattatCCAGATGAGGGTCCATCAAATTACCATTTGGGTTCTTCTCATAGGGGTGGGGAACCATTGAGGAATACTAATGACCCAAATGGGGCAAACAGAGTTCTGTACCTCGAACAAGACCGAGCTGAGCTTCTAAAGAAGCTGGATGAGCTAAGGGATCAACTTAGCCGGTCTTGTGATTTGGTTGATAAACCGAAAGAGAAAGCTCCCCATGAAGCGGGGATGGTTCCTCCAGATCCTTATGGTAGTTCTGACGCTTCATACCCAGGAGCTTCTTCAGGGGCAAATAGGGCTTCAATGCAGTACTTTGGACCTAGTAAACATGTCACAGGACACTCTCATTTCAATCACTTTCCTGAGCCATATCCCTACACCAATGGGCGTGAAATGCCTATGCCTAGCTTTTCTCCTTCCATGCATAATTCAAACCATTTTCCTGGGTATGGGGATCCTTTTGGATCCCAAATGCTCAGTGGACCTCCTCATCCCTTTCCCAGGCAATACCAGCAACCATCTCATCCATACTTTTCTGGACAGTATGCTGAAAACAGTCCTGATCCTTATGAGCTTTACCCACATAGTGCAACATTTCACCATCCTACTTGCCCTTGTTTCTATTGCTACGACAAACACAGAAGAGCTTCAGTGCCAGTTCCATCCACTGCTTTTCACAATAAAAGATTCCCTGATTTCCCTAACAATCCCATGTTGGCCCAGCCTGAAAATCCTGGGATGATTGGTCCATATGATCACAACAAACCTAGGACTGCAATTCCTCCACCCTTTCATGTGTCACAAGCCCATACAAGACGCCCAAGTGACCAACCCCATACAAGATGGCCAAGTGACCTTAACTCCCACATGGACAGTTTTGCTCATTCCCGTCCAGAGAGGGCGGTGCTAGCCAGTGGTGGCCGCCGATGTCTTCCATTTTCTGGTGGTGCTCCATTTGTAACATGCAATAATTGCTTTGAACTTCTGCAGCTGCCCAAAAGAGTACTTATTGGGGAAAAGAATCAACAGAAAATGCGATGCGGGGCTTGTTCTACAGTAATCGATTTTTCTGTTTCCAATAAGAAACTTGTCCTTTCCCATCACGCAGAAGCACAGCAAAATCCATCAGAGGTAAATATTAGCTCGAATGAGGTGGTCAAAGATGGTACTTCACATTCCCATGGTCGTGTTACCCGGGTCTATGCTCATTTCTCTTCTGATGATTATGATAATTCTGgttatgattttcattcaATAGATAGAGAACCTGTTTTACCGTCCACAGCCCCAAGTTCAACAACAGGCAAGCCTCATGAGATGCAAAGCTTTCATTCATCATCTCCAAGTACCTCTGAGGATGACTGCAATCCGGAAGCTCCAATTGCTCCAAAAGAATTCACAAATTCTATTCAGCAGCCAACCAAAGCCACTTTTTCTCCTCCACCTCCTGGTTCACCTCTACAGGAGCATTTTGAATTCTCCTCTAACAGTCACGTGATAAACCGACTTGGGAAGGGAAACCGAAGTAGTCGCTCAGATCAAGAGAAGGTAAAACCAAATAAGGTTAACTCGCGACAAAATTCGTTGAAAGAGACATCACTAGCAACTGAGATGGAGGTATCATTTAATGAGTACTCTAACACTGGGGTTTCCCAAGATTCTTGGGACgcaaacaaagaagaagatcagCCAAGAACCAACAAAGGGAGTGAATCATTTATTACCAACTTTATTAAGAAAAGCTTTAGGGATTtttccaaatcaaatcaaacaaatgagCATGGGAGAAGCAATGTTTCAGTTAATGGGCAATTAATACCGGATCGTGTGCTTAAGAAGGCTGAAAAGATGGCGGGAACAGTCCATCCTGGACAATATTG gTATGATTTCCGAGCTGGATTCTGGGGTGTCATGGGTGGGCCTGGTCTTGGCATGATTCCT cCATTTATTGAAGAATTCAATTATCCCATGCCTCAGAACTGTGCTGGTGGAGATACTGGTATCTTTGTGAATGGAAGAGAGCTTCACCAAAAAGATTTAGATTTGCTGTCCAGTAGAGGACTTCCCACAACCAGAGATAGATCTTACATCATAGAGATCTCGGGGAGAGTCCTAGATGAGGACACCGGTGAAGAGCTTGATTGTCTTGGCAAGCTTGCCCCAAC GGTTGAGAAGGTAAAAAGGGGATTTGGCATGAAGCTTCCAAGAGCTGCTGCATAA
- the LOC117619042 gene encoding protein trichome birefringence-like 25, with protein sequence MLKEMRFESKPVSSFHKHNRLLVKFAASFLLLGLAFRLFYSDSIGLSVEPPPLADHETEPSSVPSFPPQTPPGPVDFPGNSSQTSQNVAVKCDIFTGDWVPDSSGPRYTNESCHVMESHQNCMKNGRPDSGYIYWRWKPRDCELRKFNPQRFLALMRNNSWAFVGDSISRNHVQSLICILSQVEQAVEVYHDKEYRSKRWHFPSYNFTLSVIWTPFLIGADIFEDMNGVSTSEIQLYLDKIDKTWTNQYNSFDYVVIGVGKWFLKTAIYHENNTVSGCHSCPGKNLTELGFEYSYRSALRVVFNFITHSDHKASVFFRTTTPDHFENGEWFSGGHCNRSLPFKEGEVDLKDVDNVMRNIELEEFEKAAKGSEEGVNLKLLDTTHLSLLRSDGHPGPYRQFQPFAKDKNATVQNDCLHWCLPGPIDTWNDLVMELLVNGDKYR encoded by the exons ATGTTGAAGGAGATGAGGTTTGAATCAAAGCCAGTATCGTCATTTCACAAACATAACCGTCTACTTGTGAAGTTTGCtgcctcttttcttttgttgggtCTCGCTTTTCGACTCTTCTATTCTGATTCTATTGGATTATCAGTTGAGCCACCTCCTCTTGCAGACCACGAAACAGAGCCCTCCTCTGTTCCATCTTTTCCTCCTCAAACTCCTCCTGGTCCTGTCGATTTTCCTGGAAACAGCAGCCAAACATCTCAAAATG TGGCAGTAAAATGTGACATTTTTACTGGAGATTGGGTACCAGACTCATCAGGACCAAGATACACTAATGAAAGCTGCCATGTTATGGAATCTCATCAAAATTGTATGAAGAATGGCCGCCCTGATTCAGGCTACATTTACTGGAGGTGGAAGCCAAGAGACTGTGAGCTACGCAAGTTCAATCCACAGAGGTTTCTTGCTCTAATGAGGAACAATTCGTGGGCTTTCGTCGGCGATTCGATCTCGCGTAACCATGTGCAGTCATTGATTTGCATCCTCTCTCAG GTGGAGCAAGCTGTTGAAGTATACCATGACAAAGAATACAGGTCTAAAAGATGGCATTTCCCATCTTACAACTTCACCCTTTCGGTAATTTGGACTCCGTTCCTCATTGGAGCAGATATTTTCGAAGACATGAATGGAGTTTCTACTTCTGAAATTCAGCTTTATCTTGACAAGATCGACAAGACATGGACCAATCAATACAACAGCTTCGATTATGTGGTGATTGGCGTTGGCAAATGGTTCCTTAAGACCGCAATTTACCATGAGAACAACACAGTCAGCGGCTGCCATTCCTGCCCCGGAAAGAACTTAACCGAGTTAGGATTTGAGTACAGCTACCGCAGTGCTCTCCGTgtggttttcaatttcatcacgCATTCGGATCATAAAGCGTCTGTATTCTTCAGAACCACCACGCCGGACCACTTTGAGAATGGAGAGTGGTTCAGTGGTGGGCATTGTAATAGATCGCTGCCATTCAAAGAAGGTGAGGTTGATTTGAAAGATGTAGATAATGTAATGCGTAACATTGAGTTGGAAGAATTTGAGAAGGCTGCTAAAGGATCTGAAGAGGGGGTGAATTTGAAGCTACTGGACACAACCCATCTCTCATTGTTGAGATCTGATGGGCACCCAGGTCCGTACAGGCAATTCCAGCCAtttgccaaggataaaaatgCCACAGTTCAGAATGATTGCTTACATTGGTGCCTACCTGGGCCAATAGATACTTGGAATGATTTGGTGATGGAATTGTTGGTCAATGGTGACAAATATCGATGA
- the LOC117619570 gene encoding hydroquinone glucosyltransferase-like translates to MEENKYTTPHVVMVPSPGMGHLIPLVELAKLFIHHHNFTITFIIPTIGSHPPKPQISLLQTLPPQSTTYFFLPPISFDYLPQETKAETKITLAVTRSISSIRDVFQSLAENANLVALVVDIFGTDAFDVAHQFNVSPYLYFPSMTMGLILLLYMPKLDSLVSSEYRDLAEPVKLPGCTPICGRDFPEPFQDRKDEAYKLFLHHGKRVGLAEGIILNSFMELEPDPIKALQDDSELCRPPVYPIGPLIQTGSCGWAEPAGGLEYLRWLDDQPTGSVLFVSFGSGGTLSSEQLTELALGLEMSGTKFLWVVRSPNNKASNASFFSVHSQTDPLGCLPYGFVERTKRQGLSVPSWAPQTEVLGHCSVGGFLSHCGWNSILESIVNGVPLIAWPLYAEQKMNAIVLTEVLKVALRPKADENGIVGREEIARVVKELMEGEEGFRVRDQMNYWKEAAVKAKSEEGSSTKSLSELVIKWKKHKK, encoded by the coding sequence atggaagaaaacaaatacacAACACCTCATGTAGTCATGGTACCAAGTCCAGGCATGGGTCACCTTATCCCACTGGTTGAGCTAGCCAAGCTCTTTATCCACCACCACAACTTCACCATCACATTTATAATCCCAACAATTGGGTCTCATCCACCcaaaccccaaatttcccTTCTTCAGACCCTACCTCCACAATCCACAACCTATTTCTTTCTCCCTCCAATTTCCTTTGATTACCTACCACAAGAAACCAAagcagaaacaaaaataacccTAGCTGTCACACGCTCGATTTCTTCGATTCGTGACGTGTTCCAGTCCTTAGCTGAAAATGCCAACTTGGTAGCATTGGTGGTTGATATTTTTGGCACGGACGCTTTTGATGTTGCACATCAGTTCAATGTGTCACCTTACTTATATTTTCCCTCGATGACTATGGGGTTAATTTTGTTACTTTATATGCCTAAGCTTGACAGCTTGGTCTCTTCTGAATACAGAGACTTGGCTGAACCAGTGAAGTTACCTGGGTGCACACCAATTTGTGGTAGAGATTTTCCAGAGCCATTTCAGGACCGAAAAGATGAAGCATACAAATTGTTTCTTCACCATGGGAAAAGGGTTGGTTTGGCTGAGGGAATTATACTGAATAGCTTCATGGAATTGGAGCCAGATCCTATAAAGGCTTTGCAAGATGATTCTGAGCTTTGTAGGCCACCGGTTTACCCAATTGGACCGCTTATACAGACCGGTTCATGTGGTTGGGCGGAACCGGCTGGTGGGTTAGAGTATTTAAGATGGTTGGATGATCAGCCGACTGGGTCTGTTTTGTTTGTGTCATTTGGGAGTGGAGGTACTCTCTCTTCTGAACAGCTCACTGAATTGGCATTAGGTCTTGAAATGAGTGGAACTAAATTTTTATGGGTCGTGAGAAGCCCAAATAACAAAGCTTCAAATGCATCATTTTTTAGTGTCCATAGCCAAACAGACCCTTTGGGGTGCCTACCATATGGGTTTGTGGAGAGGACCAAAAGGCAAGGTCTTTCGGTGCCATCATGGGCACCACAAACTGAGGTCCTTGGCCACTGCTCAGTTGGTGGGTTTTTAAGTCACTGTGGATGGAATTCAATCCTTGAGAGCATTGTGAATGGTGTGCCTCTGATTGCTTGGCCTTTGTATGCAGAGCAGAAAATGAATGCAATTGTGTTGACTGAGGTTTTAAAAGTGGCATTGAGGCCCAAAGCTGATGAAAATGGCATCGTGGGAAGGGAGGAGATTGCCAGGGTTGTGAAGGAACTAATGGAAGGGGAagaagggtttagggttcgtGATCAAATGAATTATTGGAAGGAAGCTGCTGTGAAGGCAAAGAGTGAAGAGGGTTCTTCTACAAAGTCACTATCTGAGTTAGTGATCAAGTGGAAGAAACACAAGAAGTAA
- the LOC117618885 gene encoding hydroquinone glucosyltransferase: MAQAQPRPPHIAILPSPGMGHLIPLAEFAKRVVHHHNFTVTFIVPCDGPPTKAQKSVLDALPIAIDHVFLPPVSFDDLPQGSKIETLISLTVSRSLTSLRDAIKSLISRANLVGLVVDLFGTDAFDVAKEFNLSKYIFFPSTAMALSLFLYLPKLDETTPCEYRELADPVTIPGCIPIHGRDLLDPVQDRKDEAYKWVLHHAKRYRLADGIMVNSFAELEPGALRALQESEPGKPPVYPVGPLVKMEFSNALDEQSSKCLKWLDEQPRGSVLYVSFGSGGTLSYDQINDLALGLEMSEQRFLWVVRSPSDKAANATYFSVHSQNDPLEFLPKGFLGRTQGRGLVVPNWAPQAQILGHMSTGGFLTHCGWNSALESVVNGVPLVAWPLYAEQKMNAVMFTEDIKVALRPKASENGLVGREEIALVVQALMEGEDGKRLRNRMKDLKDAAAKALSENGASTKALAHVVTKWKTQFSN, encoded by the coding sequence ATGGCGCAAGCACAACCACGGCCACCTCACATCGCAATTCTTCCGAGTCCGGGCATGGGCCACCTCATCCCACTCGCCGAGTTCGCCAAGCGAGTCGTCCACCACCACAATTTCACGGTCACCTTCATCGTCCCCTGCGATGGCCCTCCGACGAAGGCCCAGAAATCCGTCCTCGACGCCCTCCCAATCGCAATTGACCACGTGTTCCTCCCGCCTGTCAGCTTCGACGATCTTCCCCAAGGCTCCAAAATCGAAACACTAATTTCCCTCACCGTCAGTCGGTCCCTGACCTCCCTCCGCGACGCGATCAAGTCCTTGATTTCCCGCGCAAACCTCGTCGGGCTCGTGGTCGATCTCTTCGGCACCGACGCCTTCGACGTCGCCAAAGAATTCAACCTCTCCAAGTACATTTTCTTCCCCTCCACGGCCATGGCGCTGTCTCTCTTCCTCTACTTGCCGAAGCTCGACGAAACGACGCCGTGCGAGTACAGGGAGCTTGCGGACCCGGTCACAATCCCCGGGTGCATCCCGATTCACGGTCGCGATTTGCTCGACCCAGTTCAGGATCGTAAGGACGAGGCCTACAAATGGGTCCTTCACCACGCGAAACGGTACCGTTTGGCCGACGGTATCATGGTGAATAGCTTCGCGGAGTTGGAGCCCGGCGCTTTGAGAGCGTTGCAAGAGAGCGAACCGGGTAAGCCGCCGGTTTACCCGGTTGGACCGCTCGTGAAAATGGAGTTCAGTAACGCTTTGGACGAGCAGTCTTCCAAGTGTCTGAAATGGCTGGATGAGCAGCCACGTGGGTCGGTGCTGTACGTCTCCTTCGGGAGTGGCGGGACCCTCTCGTATGACCAGATCAATGACTTGGCTCTTGGGTTGGAAATGAGTGAGCAGAGGTTCTTGTGGGTGGTGAGGAGCCCAAGCGACAAGGCTGCCAATGCCACTTATTTCAGCGTTCACAGCCAAAACGACCCGTTGGAATTTTTGCCGAAAGGATTTTTGGGTAGGACCCAGGGGAGGGGCCTGGTGGTCCCCAATTGGGCCCCACAGGCCCAGATTCTAGGCCACATGTCCACAGGAGGGTTCTTGACCCATTGTGGTTGGAACTCGGCATTGGAGAGCGTTGTAAATGGTGTGCCTCTTGTGGCCTGGCCGCTGTACGCCGAGCAGAAAATGAACGCTGTGATGTTCACTGAGGACATAAAAGTGGCATTGAGGCCCAAAGCCAGTGAAAATGGGCTGGTGGGTAGGGAGGAAATTGCTCTGGTGGTTCAGGCTCTCATGGAAGGAGAGGACGGTAAGCGGCTCAGAAACCGAATGAAGGACCTGAAAGATGCCGCGGCTAAAGCTCTGAGTGAGAATGGGGCTTCCACAAAGGCACTCGCTCATGTGGTGACAAAGTGGAAAACCCAATTTTccaattga